From the genome of Miscanthus floridulus cultivar M001 chromosome 10, ASM1932011v1, whole genome shotgun sequence, one region includes:
- the LOC136486303 gene encoding disease resistance protein RGA5-like, whose protein sequence is MEAAVSSTMGAMGPVLRKLDLLLASESRLRKTVKDGIGLLKQDLEEVCSALVDLSMLETPSLRAKCWMEEARELSYHIEDFVDDLMLIRTDAGAKISSHRVGRVKIALLPAPPRRSTRVAKIAQLRDLLWQASERLERYQLDACCSSPKHMNMITQHCRAPALNGDAANLVGIDDSRTKLIEMLTGEAEQQLKVVSIVGPAGVGKTTLAKEIFRELRGQFELRAFVHASRKIDMRRLLGSILSQVQPHHQLPSVASSVQSLIDIIQEQLHDKRYFIVIDDLWEETAWDIVRGAFPEGNNCSRIVATTENMNVALKCCSYMADNILKMKPLGIQDSGYLFFNRVFGSEQQCPDELKEVSYGIIRKCCGLPLSLIHVAGLLASIDYSELWYHVHDRLCSILNRSNTVEEIQKKILNLSYNSLPCCLKTCLLYFNMYPEGYIMWKVHLVKQWIAEGFINPAEGKDREEIAEGYFEELVNRGMVQPMKIDYNDEVLSCTVHHIIFDLINHNSKEEEFVAAIDYSQPITGFSTKAHRLSFRFSSAKYAKQPEGIVMSQLRSIGFFGLLKCMPPIVEFKHLRVVILEFWGSHDRHMSLDLSRICISFQLRYLKISGDIMVELPAQMQGLHYLETLEIDARLSAVPLDIVHLPGLLHLGLRAATELPDGIGHIKSLSTLLYFDLRCNSEDNIWSLSKLTNLQHLHLTCSAALSSDHLKRKLIPLVFSLGKFCNLKSLTLTPDGLTTSIFFDIWSGISSPPMFLQKLELLPPICLFYRLPTQIGELHKLCILKIVVKELQGNDISNISGLPSLSVFSLYVRTALTGTVVFSTMSFPALKYFKFTCGVMSLAFQAGAMPNLQRVKLCFNAHRGKNHNRVLDGIEHLLNLQEVVGRIGVLPGVDESDWRVVKLSFEDIIRKHPRCPRFNSQLVDFIEEEYPHLDKFHLRLHGGSSSEHEIVERACAEDMDKHIDSRLSREFDLPPASGTSYHHKSDEYIKHHMLVSILRDESAEPTTLDLSLLEDITNNFSTEQEIDQGGFGMVYKGILGDGLIVAVKRLCGPRGTVDGELARVVDCLMTVKHSNIVRFLGYWAHTQPIEQEGENLRIEQQDILLCFEYLHNGSLSRHITEESCGFEWHTRYQIMKGICQGLDYLHANRIVHLHLKPENILLDANMVPKITDYAYSRLLGEDRRTATKEIVTLLDYMAPEYHEEGAVSLKCDIYSLGVIIMQMVTGHKDHPNIKSVLEGWRSRLESDTSGRHSVGNSL, encoded by the exons ATGGAGGCTGCAGTAAGTTCCACCATGGGGGCCATGGGCCCTGTTCTCAGGAAGCTCGATCTGCTGCTAGCTTCCGAATCTCGGCTGCGGAAGACGGTGAAGGACGGAATCGGACTCCTCAAGCAAGATCTAGAGGAAGTATGCTCCGCCCTCGTGGATCTATCGATGCTGGAAACTCCCAGCCTCAGGGCCAAGTGCTGGATGGAGGAGGCGCGAGAACTGTCTTACCATATAGAAGACTTTGTCGACGACTTGATGCTGATCCGCACAGACGCCGGTGCCAAGATAAGCAGCCATAGGGTTGGTCGCGTGAAGATTGCTCTGCTTCCCGCGCCGCCGAGGCGCAGCACAAGGGTCGCCAAGATTGCCCAATTGAGGGATCTACTGTGGCAGGCTAGCGAGCGGCTCGAAAGGTACCAGCTTGACGCTTGTTGCTCGAGCCCGAAGCATATGAATATGATCACACAGCACTGCCGGGCTCCGGCGTTGAATGGAGATGCGGCCAATCTTGTGGGAATCGACGACTCCAGGACCAAACTGATTGAAATGCTTACTGGGGAAGCAGAGCAGCAGCTGAAAGTGGTATCCATTGTCGGACCTGCAGGTGTTGGCAAGACCACTCTTGCGAAAGAAATTTTCCGTGAACTTAGAGGCCAATTTGAGTTGCGGGCATTTGTACATGCTTCGCGAAAGATTGACATGAGAAGGCTTCTTGGGAGCATTCTCTCCCAAGTTCAGCCGCACCACCAACTACCCTCTGTTGCTAGTTCTGTGCAGAGCCTCATTGACATTATTCAGGAACAACTCCATGATAAGAG GTACTTCATTGTAATTGATGATTTATGGGAAGAAACAGCATGGGACATTGTAAGAGGTGCTTTTCCGGAGGGCAATAATTGCAGTAGAATTGTAGCAACTACAGAAAACATGAATGTAGCTCTTAAGTGTTGCAGTTATATGGCAGATAATATTTTGAAGATGAAACCTCTTGGCATTCAAGACTCTGGATACTTATTCTTCAATCGAGTTTTTGGCTCTGAACAACAATGCCCTGATGAACTGAAAGAAGTTTCATATGGTATCATTAGAAAATGTTGTGGTCTTCCACTGTCCCTCATCCATGTAGCTGGTCTTTTAGCAAGCATAGACTACTCAGAGCTGTGGTACCATGTACATGATCGTTTATGCTCCATTCTTAATAGAAGTAATACAGTTGAAGAGATCCagaaaaaaatactaaaccttAGTTACAATAGTCTTCCTTGTTGTTTGAAGACATGCCTGCTGTATTTCAATATGTACCCAGAGGGTTACATAATGTGGAAGGTTCATCTGGTGAAGCAATGGATAGCTGAAGGTTTTATTAATCCAGCAGAAGGAAAAGACAGAGAGGAAATTGCAGAGGGCTATTTTGAGGAGCTTGTCAATAGGGGAATGGTCCAACCTATGAAAATTGACTACAATGATGAGGTGTTGTCATGTACAGTACACCATATTATATTTGATCTCATTAATCATAATTCCAAGGAAGAGGAGTTTGTTGCTGCAATAGATTACTCTCAACCCATAACAGGATTTTCTACAAAGGCCCATCGACTGTCCTTCCGATTCAGTAGTGCCAAATATGCAAAGCAACCAGAAGGAATAGTAATGTCACAATTGCGATCAATTGGCTTCTTTGGATTGCTTAAGTGTATGCCTCCAATTGTGGAATTTAAGCATCTCCGAGTTGTAATCCTTGAATTTTGGGGCAGTCATGACAGACACATGAGTTTGGACCTCTCAAGGATTTGCATATCATTTCAACTGAGATATTTGAAGATTTCAGGTGATATCATGGTTGAACTACCAGCCCAGATGCAAGGGCTACATTATTTGGAAACACTAGAAATAGATGCAAGACTATCTGCAGTTCCATTGGATATTGTCCATCTTCCGGGTTTGTTGCATCTTGGTCTCCGAGCTGCAACAGAGTTACCAGATGGGATTGGCCACATCAAATCTCTAAGTACACTATTGTATTTTGACCTCAGATGTAACTCTGAAGACAATATATGGAGCCTAAGCAAGCTGACAAACCTTCAGCATCTTCATCTAACCTGTTCTGCAGCTTTATCTAGTGACCATCTGAAGAGAAAGCTGATACCCCTAGTTTTTTCTCTTGGGAAATTTTGCAATCTCAAATCTCTCACCCTGACTCCTGATgggttaacaacatctattttcttTGATATCTGGAGCGGTATCTCCTCTCCTCCCATGTTTCTTCAGAAACTTGAGTTGTTGCCACCAATTTGCTTGTTTTACAGACTGCCCACTCAGATTGGTGAACTGCACAAACTCTGCATTTTGAAAATAGTGGTTAAAGAACTGCAGGGAAATGATATTAGTAACATCTCTGGATTACCTTCCCTCTCAGTTTTCTCACTGTATGTGCGGACAGCTCTGACTGGAACTGTCGTCTTCAGCACCATGTCATTCCCAGCTCTCAAGTATTTCAAATTCACATGTGGTGTGATGAGTTTGGCTTTTCAGGCAGGAGCCATGCCCAATCTTCAAAGGGTCAAGCTTTGTTTCAATGCCCATAGAGGCAAGAACCATAACCGAGTGCTCGATGGCATTGAGCACCTGTTAAACCTTCAGGAGGTCGTTGGACGAATTGGGGTCCTCCCAGGTGTTGATGAATCCGACTGGAGGGTTGTCAAGTTATCGTTTGAGGATATCATTAGAAAGCATCCAAGATGTCCTAGATTTAACTCACAGCTGGTAGATTTCATAGAGGAAGAATATCCTCATTTAGATAAGTTTCATCTGAGGCTACATGGAGGTTCATCAAGTGAACATGAGATTGTAGAGAGAGCTTGCGCAGAAGATATGGACAAACACATTGATAGCAG GTTATCTAGAGAATTCGATCTTCCACCAGCTTCTGGGACTTCATATCACCATAAATCAG ATGAATATATTAAACATCATATGTTGGTAAGCATATTACGGGATGAAAGTGCAGAGCCAACAACTCTTGACTTATCACTTTTGGAAGACATCACAAATAATTTCTCTACCGAGCAAGAGATTGATCAAGGTGGATTTGGGATGGTTTACAAG GGAATCCTTGGAGATGGATTAATTGTTGCCGTGAAAAGACTATGTGGGCCGCGTGGAACTGTTGATGGAGAATTGGCTCGTGTGGTTGATTGTTTAATGACAGTTAAGCACAGCAATATAGTACGGTTTTTGGGCTACTGGGCACACACGCAACCTATAGAACAGGAGGGGGAAAACTTGCGTATAGAACAGCAAGATATATTGCTGTGCTTTGAGTATCTGCACAATGGAAGCCTCAGTAGGCACATTACTG AAGAATCCTGTGGGTTTGAATGGCACACACGCTATCAAATAATGAAAGGAATATGTCAGGGCTTGGATTATCTTCATGCAAATCGTATTGTCCATTTGCACCTCAAACCAGAGAATATACTACTTGATGCTAACATGGTGCCAAAAATAACGGACTATGCTTATTCAAGATTGTTGGGTGAAGATAGGCGAACTGCAACTAAAGAAATTGTTACATTGCT GGACTATATGGCACCAGAATATCA